The genomic segment TGCACGTCCGCAGGCGAGGCGTATCATCGCCCTCCCCCGTCGCCCTCTTGTTCTGGCTCTGGCCCGGACACTCAGGATTTTTGATCGATGCGCTCTTCCCCCGGTCATGACATCAAGCCCCTGGCTCAGGCTCTGACCGAGTCCCTAGAAGACTACTTCAGCACGCTCAATGGCACCCCGCCCTGCGAGCTGTACGAGACGATCCTGCGCGAGATTGAAGTGCCCCTGCTGAGCATCACGCTGAAGCACACCGGCGGCAATCAGTCGAAATCGGCGGAGTGGCTGGGACTCAATCGCGCCACGCTGCGCAAGAAACTCCAGCAACACAAACTCGACCCCAACGCCTGAGATTTTTGATGACGTCTTCTCCAGCACGGACGCCCGTCCGCCGCGCGCTGCTTTCCGTGTCCGACAAGTCCGGCATCGTTGAACTGGCCACCGCCCTGCACGACCTCGGCGTGGCGCTGCTGTCCACCGGCGGCACCTTCAAGACCCTCACTGCCGCCGGCCTGCCGGTGACCGAAGTGTCGGCGCACACCGGCTCGCCGGAGATCATGGACGGCCGGGTCAAAACCCTGCACCCGAAAATTCATGGTGGCCTGTTGGGCCGTCGCGGCACCGACGACGCGGTGATGGCCGAGCAGGGCATCGCGCCCATCGACCTGCTGGTGCTCAACCTTTACCCGTTCGAAGCAACGGTCGCCCAGCCTGGCTGCACGCTCGAAGACGCCATCGAAAACATCGACATCGGTGGTCCGGCGATGCTACGTGCAGCCGCCAAAAACTGGGCCGATGTGACGGTGCTCACCGCGCCCGACCAGTACGACGTTCTGCTGGCGGCGCTGCGTGAACACGGCGGGCTCACGCGCGCCGAGCGGTTTGCACTGTCGGTGAGTGCGTTCAACCGGGTGGCCCAGTACGACGCGGCGATCAGCGATTATCTGTCGTCACTGACCCTGGACGAATCCGCCACCGGCATCGCTGCACGCAGCGATTTTCCCGCACAGTTGAACTTGCACTTCAGCAAGGTGGAAGACCTGCGCTACGGCGAAAACCCGCACCAGTCAGCCGCGTTCTATCGCGAACAATCGCCCGCGGCCGGCACGCTGGCAACGTATCGCCAGCACCAGGGCAAGGCGCTGTCGTACAACAACCTGGCCGACGCCGACACCGCCTGGGCCTGCGTGCGCCAGTTCGACGCGCCCGCCTGCGTCATCGTCAAACACGCCAACCCCTGCGGCGTCGCGCGTGCCGAGTCACCGCTGGCCGCCTACGAAGCCGCTTACGCCACCGACCCGACCTCGGCCTTCGGCGGCATCATCGCCTTCAACCGCCCGCTGGACGCGGCCATGGCTGAAGCCATCGTCAGCCGCCAGTTCGTTGAAGTGATTCTGGCGCCGTCCGTCACGCCCGAAGCCCTGGCCATCACCGCCGCCAAAACCAACCTGCGCGTGCTGGAAATTCCGACCGGCGACGGCGACAACCGCTTCCACATTCAACGCATCGGCGGCGGCCTGCTGGTGCAGAGCGTAGACGACCGCGTCGTACAACGGCCCGACCTGAAGGTGGTCAGCCAGCGCGCGCCCACCGAGGCCGAGCTGCGCGACCTTCTTTTCTGCTGGCGCGTGGCGAAGTTCGTCAAGTCCAACGCCATCGTCTACGCCCGCGACGAACGCACCATCGGCGTCGGCGCAGGACAAATGAGCCGCGTCTATTCGGCCAAAATTGCCGGCATCAAGGCCGCCGATGAAAAGCTGCAAGTCGCCGGCAGCGTGATGGCCTCGGACGCCTTCTTCCCCTTCCGCGACGGCATCGACGCGGCCGCGGCCGCCGGCATCAAAGCCGTCATTCAACCCGGTGGCTCGATGCGCGACGGCGAAGTGATCGCCGCCGCTGACGAGGCCGGCATGGCCATGGTGTTCACCGGCGTGCGGCACTTCAGACACTGAAGCCGTGGCTCCACGGCCGCAGTCGGTTGATCAGCCGGGCAAGACTAGCGTGGGCAACCGAATCGCGAACGGCATCCGCATCAATCTTTTCTGAGCTGCCTATCCGGCAGTGAACTTTCTAGGAGCAACATCAATGACGAATCTCCGTTTCTGAGCTGCCTACCGGCAGTGAACGCGGCAAGACAGCCCTGTTGTTTCTCGCCTATTTTCTGAGCTGCCTATCTGGCAGTGAACGCGCAGCAACGGCATACGCTACGTGGGCGTGCTTTCTGAGCTGCCTATCCGGTAGTGAACGATCCGCCTCGAAATCGCCCAGGGCTGCTACTTTTCTGAGCTGCCTATCCGGCAGTGAACATGAATGAAAACCACACCCATGCTGTTTAACGTTTCTGAGCTGCCTATCCGGCAGTGAACGCACCAGACGCCGTCGCGCATCCGGCAGGACTTTTCTGAGCTGCCTATCCGGCAGTGAACGTTTGCATTCGCGGCCCCGGGCATCAGCTATCTTTTCTGAGCTGCCTATCCGGCAGTGAACACGATGCGGCCCTGGGCGAAGAGGGTGCGCAGTTTCTGAGCTGCCTATCCGGCAGTGAACCATCGAGTCCGTGCGCTACATGCCCGCCTTTCGTTTCTGAGCTGCCTATCCGGCAGTGAACACATTGCCCCGCCGTGCTACCTGCGGCCACGGTTTCTGAGCTGCCTATCCGGCAGTGAACCCGCAGCCGGTCAATTTCGAGAACACCACCAATTTCTGAGCTGCCTATCCGGCAGTGAACTGGATTATCTGAGCCCGCTTGAGGCTTACGACTTTCTGAGCTGCCTATCCGGCAGTGAACTTGATGGCCTGACGACGACGGTGACCCAATAGTTTCTGAGCTGCCTATCCGGCAGTGAACTCGGTCGTCACGGCGGTGATCGCGTCGGCATTTTTCTGAGCTGCCTATCCGGCAGTGAACTCGGCGGCCTGCAGACCACAGTCACCCAGCAGTTTCTGAGCTGCCTATCCGGCAGTGAACATTGCCGGCCTGGACGATGCCGTGCAGGACCTTTTCTGAGCTGCCTATCCGGCAGTGAACCGCTGCAGATCGTCGGCACCGCCATTCCGGGTTTTCTGAGCTGCCTATCCGGCAGTGAACTTCATTCGTTTAATGTCGTTCGGAGGCGAGCCTTTCTGAGCTGCCTATCCGGCAGTGAACAGAACGATGACTGACAAAGTGCCGCTGTTGACTTTCTGAGCTGCCTATCCGGCAGTGAACAACACGGCCGCAATCGCGCTGCTTGAAACCGATTTCTGAGCTGCCTATCCGGCAGTGAACCGCTCGGCAGTGCGGGCGGGTGGCAACGTGGTTTTCTGAGCTGCCTATCCGGCAGTGAACCGGACGTGGAAGAAACGGCTGGCGAGTGGAACTTTCTGAGCTGCCTATCCGGCAGTGAACTTGCCTTCAACCCGGCGGAAGACCCGCCCCTTTTTCTGAGCTGCCTATCCGGCAGTGAACGGCGTTGATCCAGACGGCAAGCGGATTATTAATTTCTGAGCTGCCTATCCGGCAGTGAACCACACCCAATCCACCAAACACCGGTTTGGCCTTTTCTGAGCTGCCTATCCGGCAGTGAACGCTGTCGTTGATGTCGACCAGCGCGCCTACCTTTTCTGAGCTGCCTATCCGGCAGTGAACGCTGCCGCCCTTGAGCGTGAGTACCTGACGCTTTTCTGAGCTGCCTATCCGGCAGTGAACATTTGCGGATACCCAACGCACGGATCGGGCTTTTTCTGAGCTGCCTATCCGGCAGTGAACTGCGGTCAGCACCAGCATCGAGCAGGGGTCAATTTCTGAGCTGCCTATCCGGCAGTGAACGGCGCGTCACCCTACGTCACCCGCAGCGAGCTTTTCTGAGCTGCCTATCCGGCAGTGAACGGCCGCCAGCACCTTGGCCTGCTCATCGCTGATTTCTGAGCTGCCTATCCGGCAGTGAACCCCGGCTCGGGGTCTTGCAGGTCCAGCTCGTTTTTCTGAGCTGCCTATCCGGCAGTGAACATCAGGTCGAGCAGATCGACAAGCCATTCAATCTTTCTGAGCTGCCTATCCGGCAGTGAACCGGCAAGGGCAGCAAAACCCAGTGGATCGGTTTTTCTGAGCTGCCTATCCGGCAGTGAACACGTTTCGCAAGTTCTTCTGAGCTGCCTGTTCTTTCTGAGCTGCCTATCCGGCAGTGAACCTTCTTCAACTCCATCCACCGCCCAACGCTTTTTTCTGAGCTGCCTATCCGGCAGTGAACGTCGCGTACCTCAGCACCGCCTACAGCTGGGCTTTCTGAGCTGCCTATCCGGCAGTGAACGTTCAAACCGCAGTTCCGCACCGGCCGCGTGGTTTCTGAGCTGCCTATCCGGCAGTGAACGCCACCGGGCGACACAGGGCGGATTCAAACCTGAAGTGCAACACCTGCTACCGAGTAAGGTTCGCGCATGCAGAGCATTTCACCGAAGCGTTACCAGCAACTCCAGCCTGAAGAGCGCGTGACGCTGGCCAGTTTGGTCCACCAGAAATTCAGTGTGCGTGCGATGTCGCGAGTGTTGTCTCGTTCGCCCAGCACCATCAGCCGGGAGCTGTCTCGCAATCGATCGCCAGCGGGCTATGGCAGTGCCGCAGCGCGAGCTTTTGTCCAGCGGCGGCGCAGGCTGAACCGCCCTCCACACAAGCTGCACTGTGAAGGCCTCCTGTTCGGGATCGTCCGTCATTTTCTGGACCTGCGGTGGTCACCCGAGCAGATTGCCCTGACACTGGCAGCGGTGTACCCCAAAGGCCATGAGCACCGCGTGTCACACGAGACCATTTACAACTGCATCTACGCCCAGCCCGTGGGCGAGCTCAAGCGCGAGCTGATCGCGACCTTGCGACACGCGCACAACAAGCGCGTGCCACGCAGCAAAGGCCAGGACCGGCGCGGACAAATCCCGGACATGCTCAGCATCCATCTGCGCCCACCGGAGATCGAAGACCGGCAGTTTCCCGGTCACTGGGAAGGTGACCTCATCAAAGGTGCGGCCAACGCCAGCGCCGTGGGCACCCTGGTCGAGCGCACCAGCCGTCTGGTGATGCTGGTCAAGTTGCCCGACTTCAAGCCAGCCAGCGCCGCCAACGTGATGCAAGCCTTCACCGACAAGCTGTTGAGCATTGCCGCACCGATGCGCCAGAGCATGACCTATGACCAGGGCCGGGAGATGACCATGCACAAGGAGTTGAGCAAACGCACAGGCATCGCGGTGTACTTCTGTGACCCGCACAGCCCCTGGCAGCGCGGCTCCAACGAGAACATGAACGGCTTGGTACGGCAGTACCTGCCCAAAGGCACCGATCTATCGGTCTACAGCCAAGAACAACTCGATGCCATCGCCGATCAGATCAACGGCAGACCCCGAAAGGGCTTGGGCGTACGATCACCGCTCGTGGTCTATCGAGAATTACTCCTGAAATCCACGCAGCACTCATCACTCATCCACTGAAACCAAGGTGTTGCACTTCAGATTTGAATCCGCCCAGCATGCCACTCTGCATTTTCTGAGCTGCCTATCCGGCAGTGAACAAGGCCATCCTCGGCGGCACCCTCACCAGCCATTTCTGAGCTGCCTATCCGGCAGTGAACATGCGGTTTTCGAGTTCGCTGGCGAACTCAAATTTCTGAGCTGCCTATCCGGCAGTGAACATCGAGATGCAGATGTCGTCGATAAACTCGCATTTCTGAGCTGCCTATCCGGCAGTGAACCGGCTGATGGTCTTCATCTGGCTTTCCAGTTTTTTCTGAGCTGCCTATCCGGCAGTGAACAGCATGTCTTGCTGCGGCAGGTATTCGAGCAATTTCTGAGCTGCCTATCCGGCAGTGAACCTCACCGAGTCCGACATTCAGGACGTGCTGGGTTTCTGAGCTGCCTATCCGGCAGTGAACATGCTCAGCCATATCTCGCCGCACCGTTTCATTTTCTGAGCTGCCTATCCGGCAGTGAACGGGTTGTGCAGACCGATTGATGCGAAGCCACGTTTCTGAGCTGCCTATCCGGCAGTGAACCAACGCGATAAAGCGGGCGCTCTCGGCGCGTATTTCTGAGCTGCCTATCCGGCAGTGAACTGGCCATGAACCCCAGCACCGCCACTGAGCTGTTTCTGAGCTGCCTATCCGGCAGTGAACGCCGCGGGTGGTCATGAATCACCACGGGCTTTTTTCTGAGCTGCCTATCCGGCAGTGAACATGGCGCGGGCGTTCAATGCCGCCGGCGTAGATTTCTGAGCTGCCTATCCGGCAGTGAACGTTTTTCGAGCACGGGATACTCCATTTCTGAGTTTCTGAGCTGCCTATCCGGCAGTGAACGCCACGCGTGTACTTGGCCAGGGCGAAGATCATTTCTGAGCTGCCTATCCGGCAGTGAACGGGGCTTTTGAATGGGGCGCCTGTTCGGGCGTTTTCTGAGCTGCCTATCCGGCAGTGAACGCCGTGTTGGCGGCAACCGCTTCGCCGATGCTTTTCTGAGCTGCCTATCCGGCAGTGAACGTCACCGGCTCAAAAAAGTAGGCGTACCAGTCTTTCTGAGCTGCCTATCCGGCAGTGAACCGGGCGCGGCGCACTTGGTCGTCGGTGTGGGTTTTCTGAGCTGCCTATCCGGCAGTGAACAGGCCGACCAAGCCGCGCTGCGGCCGTTTATCTTTCTGAGCTGCCTATCCGGCAGTGAACGGCCGACAGAGACGTCACGAACGAGTCGAACTTTTCTGAGCTGCCTATCCGGCAGTGAACGCCCGCGTCGCTCGGGTCGTCGCTGATGCACATTTCTGAGCTGCCTATCCGGCAGTGAACTCATAATTCTTGCTTCCTTTTAGGCGGCTTCATTTCTGAGCTGCCTATCCGGCAGTGAACCTGGTCGGCTGCCTTCGCGGCAGTCGGGTCAATTTCTGAGCTGCCTATCCGGCAGTGAACGGCATAGTGGATCAGCTCTTTGTAGCGGTTCGTTTCTGAGCTGCCTATCCGGCAGTGAACGAACGCCTTCAACAGAAGCTCCGTGACTTGCATTTCTGAGCTGCCTATCCGGCAGTGAACATCTCTTTGCTGCAAGCCTTGATGATCTTCATTTTCTGAGCTGCCTATCCGGCAGTGAACGCACTGAAAAAGCAAACGGCTCCGCATCAGCATTTCTGAGCTGCCTATCCGGCAGTGAACCCAGCATGTTCAGCGAGGTTCGCCGGAAGGTCTTTCTGAGCTGCCTATCCGGCAGTGAACATCGAGACGGTATACCAGCGCGGCATCGCGCATTTCTGAGCTGCCTATCCGGCAGTGAACGTTCTTCTGTGCATATAGGGCTGAGTTTTGTATTTCTGAGCTGCCTATCCGGCAGTGAACTCGATCTGGTCCCCGCGCTCGACGACCTTTATTTTCTGAGCTGCCTATCCGGCAGTGAACGTCCAGCCACGGCAGTTCGATGGTCAGGCAGCTTTCTGAGCTGCCTATCCGGCAGTGAACAGCGGCCCGCAGCGGGAGTTTCTGGTCGAGGTTTTCTGAGCTGCCTATCCGGCAGTGAACGCCGAAAGATGCCGGCACGAGAATGTCGGGCATTTCTGAGCTGCCTATCCGGCAGTGAACCACCTAGAACGAGGTCATGACGGACGCTTTGATTTCTGAGCTGCCTATCCGGCAGTGAACGATCGCGTGATCTTCGCGCGGCGTGTCTGGGATTTCTGAGCTGCCTATCCGGCAGTGAACCACCCGAGGAAAGCTGTTTCACCATGAACGGCTTTCTGAGCTGCCTATCCGGCAGTGAACAAGTGGTCGACGGATTCCACCGCCACCGTGTTTTTCTGAGCTGCCTATCCGGCAGTGAACCGATTCAGGCGCCAGTATTTTGTAGTCGCAAATTTCTGAGCTGCCTATCCGGCAGTGAACACGACGATGCGAATGGCCTCACGCTGTTGGTCTTTCTGAGCTGCCTATCCGGCAGTGAACTTCGCGCATGATTCTAGAGTTCGACCAGTTCCTTTCTGAGCTGCCTATCCGGCAGTGAACACAGCGTTGATTGCGCTTACATTGCTTTTTCATTTCTGAGCTGCCTATCCGGCAGTGAACAATTCAAAACAGAAAACGCCGACGATGCTGTCTTTCTGAGCTGCCTATCCGGCAGTGAACGCGACGAAGACCGCGCGCTCCACGACCATCCATTTTCTGAGCTGCCTATCCGGCAGTGAACCAGGGCCTGCTGATTATCAACGTGCTGCTTCGTTTCTGAGCTGCCTATCCGGCAGTGAACTTCGTGCCAGCGTTGTCACAGACCGTGGCAATTTTCTGAGCTGCCTATCCGGCAGTGAACTCCATAGCCCCGACATTGGCTCCGCATCGGCATTTCTGAGCTGCCTATCCGGCAGTGAACTTTGCATGGCGATGTCGTTCGCCGCGCGGAATTTTCTGAGCTGCCTATCCGGCAGTGAACGAATCGACTTCGGTCGGGTCGGTGTAATCGAATTTCTGAGCTGCCTATCCGGCAGTGAACGCGGAACGGTTGGGCGTGTCATCCATGTTCCATTTCTGAGCTGCCTATCCGGCAGTGAACCCGGTGACAACGTGTTGCCCGATGGCGTAGAGTTTCTGAGCTGCCTATCCGGCAGTGAACCTGAGCAGCACCGGCGTGGCCCAGACTGATATTTTCTGAGCTGCCTATCCGGCAGTGAACCGTTTGAGGTTTGCCAGCACTGCGCCCTCCATTTTCTGAGCTGCCTATCCGGCAGTGAACGCGTCGCAGTGGACCTCCCCGGCGGCGCATGGTTTCTGAGCTGCCTATCCGGCAGTGAACCGTGCCGAGAGCGTTTCAAAGTATCTCGTCAATTTCTGAGCTGCCTATCCGGCAGTGAACAGAATGTCAGTCATGATTTTTGATCCTTAAATTTTCTGAGCTGCCTATCCGGCAGTGAACTGTGAATACGTTCATCAGAATGTTTCCTCAGTTTTCTGAGCTGCCTATCCGGCAGTGAACGAATACCAGGGCCTAGGCTTCGCATTCCTACCTTTCTGAGCTGCCTATCCGGCAGTGAACAGCGTGACGCCATCCGCATCGTTGTCGAGTCTTTTCTGAGCTGCCTATCCGGCAGTGAACGCGTGATCATCCGTTGCCCGCAGTTCGAGATTTTTCTGAGCTGCCTATCCGGCAGTGAACAGCGGGTTCGCCTTCCAATTCGTCCCCCGGGTTTTCTGAGCTGCCTATCCGGCAGTGAACTCGCCGGATTCCTCGCCGCCGGTGGCTTCGTATTTCTGAGCTGCCTATCCGGCAGTGAACTACCCACCCGCCGAGTTTGAGGCGAAGTTACATTTCTGAGCTGCCTATCCGGCAGTGAACACCTCGTCGCCGATGCTCGGGTTGCGCGTACTTTTCTGAGCTGCCTATCCGGCAGTGAACTCGGCTTCGGCAATTAATTCCTTGACGCTGCGTTTCTGAGCTGCCTATCCGGCAGTGAACGCGGTCTTCGTCGCTGCCGTCGAAACGGTGAATTTCTGAGCTGCCTATCCGGCAGTGAACGCTGACGAGATCATCCTCGCGGGCATCGGTATTTTCTGAGCTGCCTATCCGGCAGTGAACGTAGACGTGACGATCTACAGCAGCGCCATGGATTTCTGAGCTGCCTATCCGGCAGTGAACGTCTTCGCGACTGACCCTGTTACCGGCGTGCTTTTCTGAGCTGCCTATCCGGCAGTGAACCGCGGCGTGCCGTTCGCTGCCGGATTCGAGCCTTTCTGAGCTGCCTATCCGGCAGTGAACGCGTTCGGTTATGTCGGTTTGGTAGGGGCGGATTTCTGAGCTGCCTATCCGGCAGTGAACTTGCGCAAGCCTTCAAGCACGGTCATGGCTCGTTTCTGAGCTGCCTATCCGGCAGTGAACTCGGTCAAAAAATCGCCGTCTGGTTTTCTCGTTTTCTGAGCTGCCTATCCGGCAGTGAACTCCGCGAGCTGGAACAATGCACGGACCCCGAGTTTCTGAGCTGCCTATCCGGCAGTGAACCGTGCCGAGAGCGTTTCAAAGTATCTCGTCAATTTCTGAGCTGCCTATCCGGCAGTGAACTGCGCGCAGACTTCGGCGGGCGTTGGCTCGGGTTTCTGAGCTGCCTATCCGGCAGTGAACTATCGCGGTTATCGCAAGGTCCGATACGAAGTTTTCTGAGCTGCCTATCCGGCAGTGAACACGTTGGAACGCGGCGCACTTGATGTCCATCATTTCTGAGCTGCCTATCCGGCAGTGAACGCGCAAACCCTGTTGAGCCTGACCGATGCGCATTTCTGAGCTGCCTATCCGGCAGTGAACGGCGAGCTGACCGGTGTGGCAGAACTCGATGCTTTCTGAGCTGCCTATCCGGCAGTGAACGCAGGACA from the Polycyclovorans algicola TG408 genome contains:
- a CDS encoding helix-turn-helix domain-containing protein → MRSSPGHDIKPLAQALTESLEDYFSTLNGTPPCELYETILREIEVPLLSITLKHTGGNQSKSAEWLGLNRATLRKKLQQHKLDPNA
- the purH gene encoding bifunctional phosphoribosylaminoimidazolecarboxamide formyltransferase/IMP cyclohydrolase, producing MTSSPARTPVRRALLSVSDKSGIVELATALHDLGVALLSTGGTFKTLTAAGLPVTEVSAHTGSPEIMDGRVKTLHPKIHGGLLGRRGTDDAVMAEQGIAPIDLLVLNLYPFEATVAQPGCTLEDAIENIDIGGPAMLRAAAKNWADVTVLTAPDQYDVLLAALREHGGLTRAERFALSVSAFNRVAQYDAAISDYLSSLTLDESATGIAARSDFPAQLNLHFSKVEDLRYGENPHQSAAFYREQSPAAGTLATYRQHQGKALSYNNLADADTAWACVRQFDAPACVIVKHANPCGVARAESPLAAYEAAYATDPTSAFGGIIAFNRPLDAAMAEAIVSRQFVEVILAPSVTPEALAITAAKTNLRVLEIPTGDGDNRFHIQRIGGGLLVQSVDDRVVQRPDLKVVSQRAPTEAELRDLLFCWRVAKFVKSNAIVYARDERTIGVGAGQMSRVYSAKIAGIKAADEKLQVAGSVMASDAFFPFRDGIDAAAAAGIKAVIQPGGSMRDGEVIAAADEAGMAMVFTGVRHFRH
- a CDS encoding IS30 family transposase — encoded protein: MQSISPKRYQQLQPEERVTLASLVHQKFSVRAMSRVLSRSPSTISRELSRNRSPAGYGSAAARAFVQRRRRLNRPPHKLHCEGLLFGIVRHFLDLRWSPEQIALTLAAVYPKGHEHRVSHETIYNCIYAQPVGELKRELIATLRHAHNKRVPRSKGQDRRGQIPDMLSIHLRPPEIEDRQFPGHWEGDLIKGAANASAVGTLVERTSRLVMLVKLPDFKPASAANVMQAFTDKLLSIAAPMRQSMTYDQGREMTMHKELSKRTGIAVYFCDPHSPWQRGSNENMNGLVRQYLPKGTDLSVYSQEQLDAIADQINGRPRKGLGVRSPLVVYRELLLKSTQHSSLIH